CAAAATTGTCCAGAAATTCAATCACAAAACCTATCCCAATATACCATCATTGAACAAATATGAAGAAACAGCTACTCATTCCACATTACCATGGATTTTGGGGGCAAGTTTGACTTAAACTTAGCTCGAACAATGCCACTGTTACCATGAGGTCTGGATACCTTGCCCCAAATGCACCGATAGTGAGTTCCATTTTGCTTCACTTTGGCCTTGTAAATATATGCCAACCGTTTTCCAGCATACCATGCAACCTCTTCCTTGGTATTCACACCTTCAATCTGAATCAGTGATGTTCTTGGATACTGGTTTGACTTGGACCTAAATACCAATTCCAAATTCTTAGCTCCCACACAAACAATAGCATCCCTCACTAACTAATCACTAAACCTAACGCATATTTCAAATCCAGTTTCATCAATTCTCTGGCATCAAACTACACTTAAAAAAGTACTCATCACTAAGAAAAAACCAGTCCAACATTCGATAATCGAAGCGAAACCAATTACCTTTTGTACCCAAGGACCGTTCCTCTGACGTAGAGTCTGAAA
This region of Cucurbita pepo subsp. pepo cultivar mu-cu-16 unplaced genomic scaffold, ASM280686v2 Cp4.1_scaffold003790, whole genome shotgun sequence genomic DNA includes:
- the LOC111786980 gene encoding 60S ribosomal protein L35a-1-like, giving the protein MVKGSQGERIRLYVRGTVLGYKRSKSNQYPRTSLIQIEGVNTKEEVAWYAGKRLAYIYKAKVKQNGTHYRCIWGKVSRPHGNSGIVRAKFKSNLPPKSMGDKIRVFMYPSNI